Proteins encoded together in one Canis lupus familiaris isolate Mischka breed German Shepherd chromosome 25, alternate assembly UU_Cfam_GSD_1.0, whole genome shotgun sequence window:
- the EGR3 gene encoding early growth response protein 3 isoform X1 yields the protein MTGKLAEKLPVTMSSLLNQLPDNLYPEEIPSALNLFSGSSDSVAHYNQMATENVMDIGLTNEKPNPELSYSGSFQPAPGNKTVTYLGKFAFDSPSNWCQDNIISLMSAGILGVPPASGALSTQTSTASMVQPPQGDVEAMYPALPPYSNCSDLYSEPVSFHDPQGNPGLAYSPQDYQSAKPALDSNLFPMIPDYNLYHHPNDMGSIPEHKPFQGMDPIRVNPPPITPLETIKAFKDKQIHPGFGSLPQPPLTLKPIRPRKYPNRPSKTPLHERPHACPAEGCDRRFSRSDELTRHLRIHTGHKPFQCRICMRSFSRSDHLTTHIRTHTGEKPFACEFCGRKFARSDERKRHAKIHLKQKEKKAEKGGAPSASSAPPVSLAPVVTTCA from the exons ATGACCGGCAAACTCGCCGAGAAGCTGCCGGTGACCATGAGCAGTTTGCTAAACCAACTGCCTGACAATCTGTACCCCGAGGAGATCCCCAGCGCGCTCAACCTCTTCTCCGGCAGCAGCGACTCGGTAGCCCATTACAATCAGATGGCTACAG AGAATGTGATGGACATCGGTCTGACCAACGAGAAGCCCAACCCGGAACTCTCTTATTCGGGCTCCTTCCAGCCAGCCCCCGGCAACAAGACCGTGACCTACTTGGGAAAGTTCGCCTTCGACTCCCCTTCCAACTGGTGTCAGGACAACATCATTAGCCTCATGAGCGCCGGCATCTTGGGGGTGCCCCCGGCCTCAGGGGCACTCAGCACGCAGACCTCCACCGCCAGCATGGTGCAGCCGCCGCAGGGCGACGTGGAGGCCATGTACCCGGCGCTGCCCCCCTATTCTAACTGCAGTGATCTCTACTCGGAGCCTGTGTCTTTCCACGACCCCCAGGGCAACCCCGGGCTCGCCTATTCCCCCCAGGATTACCAATCGGCCAAGCCGGCCTTGGACAGCAATCTCTTCCCCATGATTCCTGACTACAACCTATATCACCACCCCAACGACATGGGCTCCATTCCGGAGCACAAGCCCTTCCAGGGCATGGACCCCATCCGGGTCAATCCGCCCCCTATTACCCCTCTGGAGACCATCAAGGCGTTCAAAGACAAGCAGATCCACCCGGGCTTTGGCAGCCTGCCCCAGCCGCCGCTCACGCTCAAGCCCATCCGGCCCCGCAAGTATCCCAACCGGCCCAGCAAGACCCCGCTCCACGAGCGGCCCCACGCGTGCCCGGCGGAGGGCTGCGACCGCCGTTTCAGTCGCTCGGACGAGCTGACCCGGCACCTGCGCATCCACACGGGCCACAAGCCCTTCCAGTGCCGGATCTGCATGCGGAGCTTCAGTCGCAGCGACCACCTTACCACTCACATCCGCACGCATACGGGCGAGAAGCCCTTTGCCTGCGAGTTCTGCGGGCGCAAGTTTGCGCGCAGCGACGAGCGCAAGCGCCACGCCAAGATCCACCTCAAGCAAAAGGAGAAGAAGGCGGAGAAGGGGGGTGCGCCCTCTGCGTCCTCGGCGCCCCCCGTATCCCTGGCCCCTGTGGTCACCACCTGCGCCTGA
- the EGR3 gene encoding early growth response protein 3 isoform X2 produces the protein MEPCAAWSPRGGRENVMDIGLTNEKPNPELSYSGSFQPAPGNKTVTYLGKFAFDSPSNWCQDNIISLMSAGILGVPPASGALSTQTSTASMVQPPQGDVEAMYPALPPYSNCSDLYSEPVSFHDPQGNPGLAYSPQDYQSAKPALDSNLFPMIPDYNLYHHPNDMGSIPEHKPFQGMDPIRVNPPPITPLETIKAFKDKQIHPGFGSLPQPPLTLKPIRPRKYPNRPSKTPLHERPHACPAEGCDRRFSRSDELTRHLRIHTGHKPFQCRICMRSFSRSDHLTTHIRTHTGEKPFACEFCGRKFARSDERKRHAKIHLKQKEKKAEKGGAPSASSAPPVSLAPVVTTCA, from the exons ATGGAGCCATGTGCGGCGTGGAGTCCCCGCGGTGGGAGAG AGAATGTGATGGACATCGGTCTGACCAACGAGAAGCCCAACCCGGAACTCTCTTATTCGGGCTCCTTCCAGCCAGCCCCCGGCAACAAGACCGTGACCTACTTGGGAAAGTTCGCCTTCGACTCCCCTTCCAACTGGTGTCAGGACAACATCATTAGCCTCATGAGCGCCGGCATCTTGGGGGTGCCCCCGGCCTCAGGGGCACTCAGCACGCAGACCTCCACCGCCAGCATGGTGCAGCCGCCGCAGGGCGACGTGGAGGCCATGTACCCGGCGCTGCCCCCCTATTCTAACTGCAGTGATCTCTACTCGGAGCCTGTGTCTTTCCACGACCCCCAGGGCAACCCCGGGCTCGCCTATTCCCCCCAGGATTACCAATCGGCCAAGCCGGCCTTGGACAGCAATCTCTTCCCCATGATTCCTGACTACAACCTATATCACCACCCCAACGACATGGGCTCCATTCCGGAGCACAAGCCCTTCCAGGGCATGGACCCCATCCGGGTCAATCCGCCCCCTATTACCCCTCTGGAGACCATCAAGGCGTTCAAAGACAAGCAGATCCACCCGGGCTTTGGCAGCCTGCCCCAGCCGCCGCTCACGCTCAAGCCCATCCGGCCCCGCAAGTATCCCAACCGGCCCAGCAAGACCCCGCTCCACGAGCGGCCCCACGCGTGCCCGGCGGAGGGCTGCGACCGCCGTTTCAGTCGCTCGGACGAGCTGACCCGGCACCTGCGCATCCACACGGGCCACAAGCCCTTCCAGTGCCGGATCTGCATGCGGAGCTTCAGTCGCAGCGACCACCTTACCACTCACATCCGCACGCATACGGGCGAGAAGCCCTTTGCCTGCGAGTTCTGCGGGCGCAAGTTTGCGCGCAGCGACGAGCGCAAGCGCCACGCCAAGATCCACCTCAAGCAAAAGGAGAAGAAGGCGGAGAAGGGGGGTGCGCCCTCTGCGTCCTCGGCGCCCCCCGTATCCCTGGCCCCTGTGGTCACCACCTGCGCCTGA